The region TGGTGTTACTGGAACTAGGTGAAGCTGGTGAAGAGTTGCGGAGGAAGAAGACCTTTTCTGCTGTAGGGTTCGGCCAGGAGAGGATGCCTTTCTTGTCTATGCAGCATAGGGCCTGGGGGGAAAGAAGGTGTAGGTATTGATAGGTAGGCGTTGAGCttaggtacaaataaatagtattaaTGTCTCTTTTCACAGTCTTGCTTGACCTCGTGCCTTGTTTTAGATGTGTAATGGAGTGAAGAGAGCTTCTAAAAACTGCCCCTTATACACATTTGTCGGCGCACCATGGTCAATCAACGAATGACAATCTATAATCTGACTGGCTTATCATTTCCCTACGCCTGAAAGAGAACCTACTATAATAattgataggtaggtaggtataactatTACTTTTTGTAACTTCTATCATGtgttaaatacatataataacaTCAATCAGAGGACAATCCAATCTTCGAAATGCACTCACCGATATAGACCCAAGCACTTGCACAATATTAGCAGTCCGGCACACCATATCCTCCCTTCCCAGCAGTATATTCACAAACGTTGTAGCGAGCGACTTGAGGCACTCGGGCTTGAGGTCCGTACTGCTCAGAGCTCGGAGTAGGGGCTCGCTGCCCTCTTCAGATATGGACGACTTGTGCTCGTATTGAGTGCGTATGGATGATATTAGCTTGAACCTGTAGGGAAAAGGTTAGTTTGGAAATTGTTTCGTAATAGTGACCGCTAGTGGCGCTGGTTTTTATGTAGTGTACATGTGGTAATCTTTTATATCGTCATTCGCGCCTAAACACCACATCGTGATTGAAGTACCATTAAACAAGAGGCGATTATCTACGTGGATAACCAAGGGGCGCTAAAATGTCTCACTTCAATTAAACCACCATAGCTTATATTCAAAATCCATATTTACACCAAAATCTACTAACCTAGCGAGTCCATAGCACCTGAGCGCGTGCCAAGCGACGCAAAACGTTAGCAGCGACAGCGGATAGGTGGAGACCACCGGCAGCAGCAGCCAATCAGCGAGCGAGCCGCCGAGCCCCGCCCACTGCCGCGCGACCATGCTCGTCACCACGATGCAGATCACCAATGGGAGGATTATGCCCTCGACCAGCTTTATTGTGCACTGTAAAAAGGGGGATAAAAGTGTGAATTTAAAACGAATGGGCATTAAATAATATAGGGTAATGTGGACGTTTTCAAGATGGAGCCCTTATATACTGGAAGGCCTGTTCATaactcccaaggagcgccacagcTGGGCCTACGGCCATCTTGGTCTGGCAACTGTCTAGAGAATAGAGTAGAACAATAGAGTTTTTGTCACAGAAAACTGTAAAGGCGCCACAGCAATACGCCCTCCGCCGTCTTCTGCTAGCTATTGGTAACGTAAAACAAGCCACATACTAAACATCTCAGACTCTATCGGCTACTTGTCTAAAGTCGATTTCAGGCTATGCTTCTTCGCGTTCTCCATTTAACATATTAGGTCAATTAAGTACTTTgaaacttatttatatacctGCCGTTTACAGATAGTGATGGCTACATACCAAATACCGTCGCTTCTCGAACACGCTCAAGGGCCTCGAGGTGGCCTTCTCCAGAGCCACTCGCAGGTTGCGCAGACACGGCGTCTCCAGCATGGGGAAGGCGCGTTTCAGCAGCTCTTACATTGGACATGAGCCTGTGGCAAGTAGTGCCAAACCATTCTGTACTCAGTAGTTATCTCCTACCTACGTTGGCTACGTAAAACAAATTGCCGTTAAGGTTATCGGTTCAGTGGGTCGGACGGCGTCCACACAGTACCTTAGCTGTCCATGTGTCCATGTCCATTCGACTCTATTAgaatattacataaaaatgcAGTAAATATTACCAGATAGCGTCGCTTCTCAAACACACTCAAGGGTCTCGAGGTGGCCTTCTCGAGAGCCACGCGCAGGTTGCGCAGACACGGCGTCTCCAGCATGCGGAAGGCGCGGTTCTGGAGCTCTTAAACTGGACATGGACCTGTCGCAAGTAGTGTCAAACCATTCTGTCGTCAGTAGTTTTACCGTTAAGGTTGTCGGTTCAGCGGGTCGGACGGCGTCCACTACCTTAGCTGTCCATGTGTCCATGTCCATTTGACTCTATTacaatattacataaaaatgcACTACATATTACCAGATAGCGTCGCTTCTCAAACACACTCAACGGTCTCGATGTGGCCTTCTCTAGAGCCACTTGCAGGTTGCGCAGACACGGCGTCTCGAGCATGCGGAAGGCGCGGTTCTGCAGCGGCGTGCGCACGCGCGGCTTGCTGAAGCTCTCCTTCTTCTGGAATGTTATAGAAGGGTGCGTGAGAAAGAGGATAGGTACAAGGATAAATAGGCAGATGGGTGATCATCTGATCGTGTCGGTATATATGGGTTTGTATTGTAAGAGAAAAGATGGCTGtggaaatgaaattaaaaataatgttgatTTTGGGCTACACATAGTTAGCTCTAGGATAAGAAAATTTCTTGAAGTCTTGTTGTGATGGAGGTCTATATGGCAAGAGTGTGGAAGGTACTATCATCATCTGTTCACAAAATGGAATTTCTATTGCCACTTTTTTGCAAACGGAAAATACTGTCCTACCTGTGTATTTGGCTGGAAGGTCTGCGGGGCGTCCAGCTCCTCCTCGCCGGGCGGCAGCTCGCGGCAGCGCCCCGGCACCTCCTGCCCGGGCCGCAGCACCACCACGTCCCCCTCCACTAGCAGAGCCCATGGCAGGTTCACTATGGTGCCTGGTTGTGATGTGTTTAGTTGTTTAGTGGAAGATCTTaggttaaaaaataattttagattaagttggatgaatttttatgattttttaagacataaaaatttattactaTAAATTATTGCCTCTGGACAATGAGATTTATGGCAAATCTTATAGAGTTGAATAAGAAACTAACCCTGGAATCAGAAAGCACTGCTATGGAAATATGTGTCACACTATAGCACTATTAGTAACAcaatactatttttttttattatttatcaatggACATGAATGAAAATGAGAAACAAAATAAGTCTCACCATCTCTGTAAGTCCACTGCAGTGTAACACATGGTGAGAATGGAGCGCACAGGTGAGGGTAGTGCTCTGTCTTCCACACTGAGCTCTCAGTTGCATTATCAAGGGTTTCTGGAATATATTTTAGTTActgtaaaacttttaaagttaCACTTAACAAAACAGAGATGTTGTAATGGAATTTTGTGTCACAAGGAATCAACAGGTCTTTTgatataatttgtattttagtTCTTGCTGATGATTatgaaatcattttattaaaagacTCAATATCAGgagagataaaataataaaaaaataatattaataaattgacTCATACCTAAAACTTTCTTTGCCCGTAGGGGTATCTCATTTCTgtataaatattcttcatttaAGGCTAGTAGGAAATTgataactaataatataaataggaaCAGAGCTTCGAATAGCAAAACTGGATGAGACTGGACTGATTCaccaataaaatatgttatcaACAAACATAAGATGTAAACAAATGTTAAGATGTATGTAACGCCGGAAACCAGTACTTTATCAGAAGAAAAAGACACCACTTCTCTCAGAATTCCATATctgaaacaaaacatatttgttatgtaacttattcaaaataaaaacatactaTTTATGTCAATAAACAAATTGTATTTACCCCAGTGAGTTTTTCTGTTGATGTTCATTGATTACCACAGAAATATCGTTCTTTAACTTTTGTAATGCTTCCTTAGTTGAAAATCCTAGGATTTGATCACTTCTTTTATCcatttttcatgatttatcATTTACAAAACATCACTTTTCACTGTAGAAGTCCGCGAAAGCAGTCGAGGAAGAAACGAGAAACCATATTTTTGAGTTTGACATTTTTGTCGTCAAGTTGCCGACTTTCCGTTCTGTCAAAGTCAACGACACAGCTGATTTCCTGAAATTTTTGAGcgcattatattattattttcattatttattaactcgTTATCAAGTATAAAAAAAGGGGAAATAGTGTATTTAGTGACGAATGTAACGACTACCTAAATTTTTTgcatttctaaaatattacaaagcTTTTCAGGAAGTCTTTGAAAATTGGTAGAATTTTGGTACTTTTCTATGGTAACCCTGTTTTTACCTCCCTCCTCCCTCCACTTCTCCGCAGATTCTGGGAATTCCAAAGACAGTTGCTTGCTTTGCTTTcttgtaagtaataaaatgattttgtgGTTCATACCTTCAAATTATTGTAGTGATGATCATACGGAAGCCGATTTGACAGAATTTTAATTCACATACGATACTAGCCTATATAACAGTCGATTTGTGCAGTCGGTCAGTGAGTGTTGTTTAGTGAGTCGTGCAACTCGTACCCTGCATGACTTTGGACTCCGATGCGCCATTTGGCCTCAGCTATAAAAACAAGGAATGTGTTTATCGTCTCTCCCGATTTCCCAAACGACTTTAGCTTGCAGTGATGGTGTGATAAGTGAACTTTAGTGATATTCCCCGACATGGCAATTTGTCAGAGCACTCGTCGCGAAACAAAAAGTGAGTGCAGTGGTGTTTTCTCCAGAGGTTTGTTGAAGAGATGGACCTGGATACTGGCGCTAGGCCTGATGAGTGCGGGGCGCGCGGCGGGGCAGCAGTGCCTGTCGGTGGACATGACGGTGGCGACGTTCCCGCCCGGAGACATCAACATCCCGTACGGCTCGCCGCTGGACATCTACTGCACCACCGACGACTACAACGCCACCGACCTCAGGTTTGAGATCAACGGAAAGACCATAGAGAGCACTATCGTTAACCAAACTACTATCCGGCATTACCAGAGGCATCCAGATATTGACATCAAAACATACTACTGTGTAAATACTGCCACAAGGAAGAAGTGCATAAACAGAGTCCTCATAGACACACCACCAAAGAATGTTACGGACTTCAAATGTATCTCCAATGATCTGAATACTTTGAACTGTACATGGACATCTCAGAAAGCTTTAAGCAACATTAAATACAATCTTAGTTTTGGTTACAACAGCCAGCTTGATTGTAAAGTGGATAGAATAATGGATACTCGCTATTGCTTCTTGAGTACAACTACTAAACCTAGGTACCGGCAGACCCTGGCAGTCTATAACTTCAACCTGACATCCTGCAGTGTCTTCGGCTGTAATCAACAGTTTATAAACATAGACCACTATTCTATTGTCAAGCCAAAGCAGCTACCAGTCAAAGCTAATGTGACTGGACCTCACAGTGTCCTCTTAACATGGAGCCTATCTAACAATCTAGTTGAGTATCTCAGATGCGGAGTGGACCATAAAATTCAATACCAAATTGCTAAAATAGATAATCCACAACAATTCAGACAAATCAATGCCACTTGGCTGCCTCAGcttaataaaacttataaatatgaattggCCTTGCCCTATGCATTTATGAATTATGAGGTGCGAGTTTATGTGAAATCAAAACATGCCAGTGATGATATGTGGTCAGATTTCAGTTTTGTTGTCTTCAAAACTGATAGTGAAAGGCCACATAGGCCCCCAGACATGCCGGCAGgagcatttcaaataaaaccaTTTACAAACAGTATTCGCCATGAGGTGTACATCATCTATTGGAAACAGTTGGAAGAGTATGAAGAATGTGGAGACCATTTCACATATGAAGTTACTGTGATCCATCAGAACAAGACACAAGTGTTAAATCCGCAACTAAATACAAGTTTGAGTTATGTTGAACTGCCTAAAACCACTACACAGGCTATTGATGTTTATGTTCGATCTAAGAACTCTGAAGGCTTATCTGTAAATAGTAGCCACCTCTACATACCATCTCAAGCACAAATTCTAGAGGGATCCACTTCATTTACTAAACTGGCATATGCAAACGGGACATATGAGCTTTCTTGGGATATCAATATAAAAGACCTGTACAAGATAGATAACTATACATTATTCTGGTGCCGTCACAACTGGACTCAAGTTTGCCAGGGGAGGATGAACTACTCTATTCTAGAACCACACAAGAAGAACCATATTATTGACCTGCGGAGTGATCTAAGATACCAGTTTGCCATATCTGTGAACAGTGGTGCAAAGAGCACTGGAATGGTGTGGGCTAAATGTGACATATCCAGAGACGCAGCCAATTATGATATCCCTGTAAGACTAAAACATGAGAAGCCTGTAAATTCATCAGTAGAAATTAAATGGGAAATGGAATGTACTCTAAGGGATGGAATTATCATTGGCTATAGAATTAACTATTGtgcaatatttaaaacaaaagatgAATGTGATAACACTGTAGGAAACAAGACCATTGATATATTTAACTCAACAGCAAGATCTGTAAATATAACTGATTTACTATATCACAAGACTTACAAATTTGGCTTTGTTCTTGTGACTGCCAATGGCCCAATACGGATAAAATATGCAACAACATTTGTAACTACTCCTGAAGGAGTACCCTCAAGCCCAGTCAACATCACTGTATCAAACATTACTCATGACTCAGTAGTGATTTCCTATGATCCTCCAGTAATGAAGAATGGTTATATTGTGAAATATGCTATTTACAACTACggagaaatattttataatgacaCCATGAGTATACCAAATGAATCAGAGAGCTCTAGAAGAAGATATGTGAAATTGGATAAATTAAATGGCTACACCAATTATTCATGGACTGTGCTGGCATGTAATTCATATTGTTCATTAAATACTTCTGAGCCTATTGTAATGAGGACAAGCATAGGTCCTCCAGGGAAAGTAGGAGAGGTTTACACCTCACATAACTCTGATACACTGGAATGGACTCCACTAAGCGAAAAAGACGTAGCAGGTCATCCGGAAACAATGATATACCAGGTGCAAAAAGTGAAAAATGACGTCCCTCAAATTTACGAAACGCCAGCCAATACATTCTCCATCGCCGGTCCTTGCGAAGGAATTATAAAATATCGCGTCAGAGCAGTCAACTTTGATGACGACCCGACTCACGGGGCTTGGTCGGATAGTGACAATGTAGTCTTGCCTACTCGCAATGAAAATGAGACTATCGAGAAGATCGCATACGCTGGGAAATGGAGTAGCAATTATACGATGGATTGCAGAACATCGCCGACAGCTTCAACAATCTTGCCATTCTTGTTCCTCTTTATATTTTTGATCGGCATGACCTTTGGATTTATTAAACTGTACAAAAAACACCGCTCAATGAAAGATATTAAACCCAGACTTCCTGAAGGTCTGACCGTGTCCGAACCGGAAatcacaaataataaatattcattctCGGGTTGGAACCCGGTGCGTAAGAACGACAAGCCATCTGAAGAGAAATCGTTGCTTCACTATAGCAAACCTATCTTGCCATCGCCAGAAATTAAGCTAAAAGACGAAAACACGGGCTCCAGTGACCATACCGACAGCACTATATTATCTAACTTGTCCCGCGGACCTGTCGAAAGAGAAGTATCCACGTCGGACGAGGGGTCCGAATGCTCACTGGACGCGGAACCCGTGAAATcaaatgaaagaatcaat is a window of Plutella xylostella chromosome 17, ilPluXylo3.1, whole genome shotgun sequence DNA encoding:
- the LOC105380229 gene encoding cytokine receptor-like, with product MAICQSTRRETKSECSGVFSRGLLKRWTWILALGLMSAGRAAGQQCLSVDMTVATFPPGDINIPYGSPLDIYCTTDDYNATDLRFEINGKTIESTIVNQTTIRHYQRHPDIDIKTYYCVNTATRKKCINRVLIDTPPKNVTDFKCISNDLNTLNCTWTSQKALSNIKYNLSFGYNSQLDCKVDRIMDTRYCFLSTTTKPRYRQTLAVYNFNLTSCSVFGCNQQFINIDHYSIVKPKQLPVKANVTGPHSVLLTWSLSNNLVEYLRCGVDHKIQYQIAKIDNPQQFRQINATWLPQLNKTYKYELALPYAFMNYEVRVYVKSKHASDDMWSDFSFVVFKTDSERPHRPPDMPAGAFQIKPFTNSIRHEVYIIYWKQLEEYEECGDHFTYEVTVIHQNKTQVLNPQLNTSLSYVELPKTTTQAIDVYVRSKNSEGLSVNSSHLYIPSQAQILEGSTSFTKLAYANGTYELSWDINIKDLYKIDNYTLFWCRHNWTQVCQGRMNYSILEPHKKNHIIDLRSDLRYQFAISVNSGAKSTGMVWAKCDISRDAANYDIPVRLKHEKPVNSSVEIKWEMECTLRDGIIIGYRINYCAIFKTKDECDNTVGNKTIDIFNSTARSVNITDLLYHKTYKFGFVLVTANGPIRIKYATTFVTTPEGVPSSPVNITVSNITHDSVVISYDPPVMKNGYIVKYAIYNYGEIFYNDTMSIPNESESSRRRYVKLDKLNGYTNYSWTVLACNSYCSLNTSEPIVMRTSIGPPGKVGEVYTSHNSDTLEWTPLSEKDVAGHPETMIYQVQKVKNDVPQIYETPANTFSIAGPCEGIIKYRVRAVNFDDDPTHGAWSDSDNVVLPTRNENETIEKIAYAGKWSSNYTMDCRTSPTASTILPFLFLFIFLIGMTFGFIKLYKKHRSMKDIKPRLPEGLTVSEPEITNNKYSFSGWNPVRKNDKPSEEKSLLHYSKPILPSPEIKLKDENTGSSDHTDSTILSNLSRGPVEREVSTSDEGSECSLDAEPVKSNERINSMDDGDTCSEAPSTPEQSSFFTDLNFMKNPVVNPSTGYVTTTLMSQPTTSSYVMAGLDPPIFTTGGALPTSPQRPALSPSGYVLKEDMQPDSFMNFPKLGISPTKAFDCDSLPTIVSLPPSKPDAGSFQLQNLDALSSVKAGARRAAAPVKTTPGYVSPDSVVVTKHLNILSGQQVDDPALLDPAVMSPDAYCRFSWNVNPANDNLSSLRADSPTNQSPNH